From Nicotiana tabacum cultivar K326 chromosome 22, ASM71507v2, whole genome shotgun sequence, one genomic window encodes:
- the LOC107784116 gene encoding uncharacterized protein LOC107784116 — MEEQLKTILTEAFGESSDSEGEEQQLVHSHCVENRDNGKALTGSVFGESHDWEKISEIDGLWLCKDFLSPDQQSKLLSSIQKEEWFAQSSSNQAMRFGDLPEWAVELSSSIHEAILFDNCVAELDNCEKGKEACIFPQDLLWRKPLFDQLIVNMYRPGEGICPHVDLMRFEDGIAIVSLESSCVMHFTRVENETCRDQDPPQKVPLLLIPGCLILMWGEARYLWKHEINRKPGFQKWEGQEIDQKRRISVTLRKLCRTD; from the exons ATGGAAGAGCAGCTGAAGACGATTCTAACGGAAGCGTTTGGCGAGTCATCAGACAGCGAAGGCGAAGAACAACAGCTTGTCCATTCTCACTGTGTAGAGAATCGGGATAATGGAAAAGCCCTAACCGGGTCAGTGTTTGGAGAAAGTCATGACTGGGAAAAAATCAGTGAAATTGATGGTCTCTGGTTGTGCAAAGACTTCCTATCTCCTGATCAACAATCAAAGTTGTTATCATCAATCCAAAAAG AAGAATGGTTTGCTCAATCCTCAAGCAATCAG GCTATGAGGTTTGGTGACCTACCAGAGTGGGCAGTTGAGCTCTCCAGCTCTATCCATGAGGCGATTCTTTTCGATAATTGTGTTGCAGAGTTGGATAACTGTGAAAAGGGCAAGGAAGCGTGTATCTTTCCACAAGATCTGTTATGGAGGAAACCTCTATTTGATCAACTTATAGTTAACATGTATCGACCAGGTGAG GGTATCTGTCCACATGTTGATCTAATGCGCTTTGAGGATGGAATTGCTATCGTATCTCTGGAGTCATCCTGCGTGATGCATTTTACTCGAGTCGAGAATGAAACATGCAGAGACCAAGATCCACCACAAAAAGTACCTTTGCTCTTGATCCCGGGATGTCTTATTTTGATGTGGGGAGAAGCACGCTACCTTTGGAAGCATGAGATAAACCGAAAGCCTGGGTTTCAAAAATGGGAAGGCCAAGAGATTGATCAGAAGAGGAGAATTTCTGTGACACTTAGGAAGCTCTGCCGCACTGACTAG
- the LOC107784114 gene encoding translocator protein homolog, whose protein sequence is MASQELKHRITKGGQEEEKEVVQTAEHKDREMDRSSKTTRRQKAKRGLKSLGIALTLPLLLTLLDISFFGSSYQYVSMEKPFWIPRLWALHLACLGSAFLMGLSAWLVWADGGFHRQPMAMLLYLSQLGLSLAWDPVVFKVGATKIGLVLCMALFGVLIACARAFKSVNPIAGDLVKPCLGWAVLLSLANLKLVYH, encoded by the coding sequence ATGGCTTCCCAAGAGCTGAAACACAGAATTACCAAAGGAggacaagaagaagaaaaggaagttgTCCAAACAGCAGAACACAAAGATAGAGAAATGGACAGAAGCAGCAAAACAACAAGAAGACAGAAAGCCAAACGTGGCCTCAAATCTTTGGGAATCGCCTTGACCTTACCTTTGCTATTAACCCTTTTAGACATCTCTTTCTTTGGGTCCAGTTACCAGTACGTTTCAATGGAGAAACCCTTTTGGATCCCACGTCTGTGGGCTTTGCACTTAGCTTGTTTGGGTTCTGCTTTTCTGATGGGCCTTTCTGCTTGGCTTGTTTGGGCTGACGGTGGATTTCATCGCCAGCCTATGGCTATGCTCTTGTACTTAAGCCAATTGGGGTTGAGTTTGGCTTGGGATCCTGTGGTGTTTAAGGTTGGAGCTACTAAGATTGGGTTGGTTTTGTGCATGGCTTTGTTTGGAGTGTTGATTGCTTGTGCTAGGGCTTTTAAAAGCGTGAATCCTATAGCAGGGGATCTGGTAAAACCATGCCTTGGATGGGCTGTGCTTCTGAGCCTCGCAAATCTTAAGCTTGTATACCACTAG